A stretch of the Takifugu flavidus isolate HTHZ2018 chromosome 1, ASM371156v2, whole genome shotgun sequence genome encodes the following:
- the LOC130535813 gene encoding LOW QUALITY PROTEIN: olfactory receptor 10K1-like (The sequence of the model RefSeq protein was modified relative to this genomic sequence to represent the inferred CDS: deleted 2 bases in 1 codon) produces the protein MDNRANVTYIIVEGYVELQKYRYLYFVIMLTAYILIICSNSTIVFLICFHRNLHEPMYVLIAALLINSVLYSTAIYPKLLIDFLSEEQTITYSVCLFQWFMFYSLGGSEFLLLAVMAYDRYLAICKPLQYSAIMRRRTVTIFLLLAWIAPTAQVAVPAIMNANRKLLNFIFKGIICNSTMFNLHCQRSETFNIYGLMVLVNLLIVPVMFILFSYARILLISYQSSKEVRKKAAQTCLPHLMMILHFSCLSVYDVLLLRLNTVVPKTVHFLITLQIIMYHPLFNPIVYGLKMKEISKQLKKLFGKKGLF, from the exons ATGGACAATAGAGCAAATGTCACATATATCATTGTTGAGGGTTATGTGGAACTGCAGAAATACAGATATCTGTACTTTGTGATTATGTTAACAGCATATATTCTGATCATCTGCAGCAATTCTACTATTGTGTTTCTGATCTGTTTTCACCGGAACCTTCATGAACCCATGTACGTTCTGATTGCAGCCTTGTTGATCAACTCTGTTCTTTACAGCACTGCCATCTACCCAAAACTACTGATCGACTTCTTATCAGAGGAACAAACCATCACATATTCAGTCTGTCTCTTCCAGTGGTTCATGTTTTACTCATTGGGTGGATCAGAGTTTTTACTGTTGGCCGTTATGGCCTACGACAGGTACCTGGCCATATGCAAACCTCTGCAATATTCAGCCATCATGAGGAGAAGAACAGTCActatttttctgctcttagCTTGGATTGCTCCGACCGCTCAGGTTGCTGTTCCAGCTATAATGAATGCAAACAGAAAACTGTTAAACTTCATCTTTAAAGGTATCATTTGTAACAGCACCATGTTTAACCTTCACTGTCAGCGGTCAGAAACCTTCAACATCTATGGTTTGATGGTCCTTGTGAACCTTTTGATTGTGCCTGTGATGTTCATCCTGTTCTCCTACGCCAGgatcctcctcatctcctaCCAGAGCAGTAAAGAGGTGAGGAagaaagctgcacagacctgttTACCACATCTGATGATGATTCTC CACTTTTCCTGTTTAAGTGTATATGATGTACTTCTGCTGCGACTGAATACTGTTGTTCCCAAAACTGTACATTTTCTGATAACCTTACAGATCATAATGTACCATCCCCTCTTTAACCCCATCGTATATGgacttaaaatgaaagaaatctctAAACAGCTAAAGAAGCTATTTGGGAAAAAAGGTTTATTCTAA